One genomic segment of Salarias fasciatus chromosome 8, fSalaFa1.1, whole genome shotgun sequence includes these proteins:
- the mettl9 gene encoding protein-L-histidine N-pros-methyltransferase — MFTPQLRTLLFWAWVLGYVAFLLSVRRMWTGKYVRSPLVRSLLVGMVSDGEAAAVETLQWYRCSPDLLGESMRPLFLQSHLDSGTRSFLKRSVEKSGWMFTQLYHSFMSTVLSPLVSRTSINGFLGRGSMFVFSREQFQRLMQIGPDWRAERLLDLGAGDGGVTEVMGSHFREVYATEVSAPMRWHLQRRNYKLLGIDEWQQTGFQYDVISCLNLLDRCDDPLLLLRDIRRSLVPKTGRLVLAAVLPFQPYVEVGGRWERPKEHIRIKGKTWEEQVTNLSNEVFRRVGFEVEAVTRLPYLCEGDMYNDYYVLDDAVFVLKASEENQEPVL, encoded by the exons ATGTTTACGCCGCAGCTGAGGACGCTGCTCTTCTGGGCCTGGGTACTGGGATACGTGGCCTTCCTGCTGTCCGTGAGGAGGATGTGGACCGGGAAGTACGTCCGCAGCCCGCTGGTCAGGTCGCTGCTTGTCGGCATGGTGAGCGacggagaggcggcggcggtggagacCCTCCAG TGGTACCGCTGCAGCCCCGACCTGCTGGGGGAGTCCATGCGTcctctgttcctgcagagccaccTGGACTCGGGCACCAGGTCGTTCCTCAAGCGCAGCGTGGAGAAGTCCGGCTGGATGTTCACGCAGCTCTACCACTCCTTCATGTCCACCGTGCTCAGTCCTCTGGTGTCCCGGACCTCCATCAATGG gTTTCTGGGCCGGGGCTCCATGTTCGTGTTCTCCAGGGAGCAGTTCCAGCGGCTGATGCAGATTGGCCCGGACTGGAGGGCCGAGAGGCTGCTGGACCTCGGGGCAGGGGATGGGGGGGTCACAGAGGTCATGGGCTCCCACTTCAGGGAGGTCTATGCAACTGAGGTGTCGGCGCCGATGAGGTGgcacctgcagaggaggaactaCAA GCTTTTAGGGATCGATGAGTGGCAGCAGACGGGTTTCCAGTACGATGTGATCAGCTGCCTGAACCTGCTGGACCGATGCGACGATCCACTCCTCCTGCTGCGAGACATCCGGCGCTCGCTGGTTCCCAAGACGGGACGGCTGGTCCTGGCCGCCGTGCTTCCCTTCCAGCCCTACGTGGAAGTCG GAGGGAGGTGGGAACGTCCCAAAGAACACATCAGGATCAAAGGGAAGACCTGGGAGGAGCAGGTGACCAATCTGTCCAATGAGGTGTTTCGCCGGGTCGGGTTCGAGGTGGAGGCCGTGACCCGGTTGCCTTACCTGTGCGAGGGAGACATGTACAACGATTATTACGTCCTGGATGACGCGGTTTTCGTCCTCAAGGCCTCGGAGGAGAACCAAGAGCCTGTTCTGTGA
- the LOC115393067 gene encoding uncharacterized protein LOC115393067 codes for MAEKCVSGGRLRWSDDMEDLLVDWWQQYECLYNVSSGTYHNKAEKERCWEEIAAALDLPVQEVKVRAASLRSQYSRLVRPMPGGERRTRTLTPRQKRILTSLEFLRKHVVPRNRDGNESDYSELDSAALSADHDSGASRSSFAENSLITRKRWTVGKENKLLELWEQHECLYNLSSDKFHNKIERERKWVEIASVLELPVEEVKTRATSLRTQYARLVKPGGSSRDKQSMTERQRKILSSCEFLKKHIIHRSSDSTMEESTQEGFIMRLDGSDGEPETPVLPPQDPEDGRASPSLTECSSVSLPPPRLHKKRPRGLGSEDMEQQKVALLQHVLEVIQETAREPDRDCEDSFGVTVAMELKRIRSVALRTRVKRQIMSVLYDALDSEQAVEDPYQDQRGFPREDSHSITVVIP; via the exons ATGGCGGAGAAGTGTGTGTCCGGGGGTCGTCTCCGGTGGTCTGACGACATGGAGGATCTCCTGGTGGACTGGTGGCAGCAGTACGAGTGTCTCTACAACGTGTCGTCCGGGACGTACCACAACAAGGCGGAGAAGGAGCGCTGCTGGGAGGAGATAGCGGCGGCGCTGGACCTGCCCG TGCAGGAGGTGAAGGTGCGGGCCGCCTCCCTCCGCTCTCAGTACTCCCGCCTGGTGCGCCCGATGCCCGGCGGCGAGCGGAGGACTCGGACTCTGACTCCCAGACAGAAGCGGATCCTCACGTCGCTGGAGTTCCTCCGGAAACACGTCGTCCCCCGAAACAGGGACGGAAAC GAGAGTGACTACAGCGAGCTGGACAGCGCCGCCCTCTCGGCCGATCACGACTCGGGGGCGTCGCGCTCGTCGTTCGCGGAGAACTCCCTGATCACCCGGAAACGGTGGACGGTGGGGAAGGAGaacaagctgctggagctgtgggaGCAGCACGAGTGCCTGTACAACCTGTCCTCTGACAAGTTCCACAACAAGATCGAGAGGGAGAGGAAATGGGTGGAGATCGCCTCGGTGCTGGAGCTTCCAG TGGAGGAAGTGAAGACTCGGGCCACCTCTCTCAGGACTCAGTACGCCCGCCTGGTGAAGCCGGGCGGTTCCTCGCGGGATAAGCAGTCCATGAcggagaggcagaggaagatTCTGTCTTCCTGTGAGTTTCTGAAGAAGCACATCATCCACCGTTCCTCGGACAGCACG ATGGAGGAATCCACGCAGGAAGGTTTCATCATGCGCCTGGATGGCAGCGACGGCGAGCCGGAGACCCCCGTCCTTCCTCCACAGGACCCTGAGGACGGCCGGGCGTCGCCCTCCCTCACCGAGTGCTCCTCGGTTTCCCtgccgccgccccgcctccaCAAGAAACGCCCCCGTGGCCTGGGCAGCGAGGACATGGAGCAGCAGAaggtggcgctgctgcagcaCGTGCTGGAGGTGATCCAGGAGACGGCGCGGGAGCCCGACAGGGACTGCGAGGACTCGTTCGGCGTCACCGTGGCGATGGAGCTAAAGAGGATCCGGAGCGTGGCGCTGAGGACCCGCGTGAAGAGACAGATCATGAGCGTCCTGTACGACGCGTTGGACTCGGAGCAGGCGGTAGAAGATCCATATCAGGACCAGCGGGGCTTCCCCCGAGAGGACAGCCACTCCATCACTGTTGTCATCCCGTAA